A DNA window from Brassica napus cultivar Da-Ae chromosome C1, Da-Ae, whole genome shotgun sequence contains the following coding sequences:
- the LOC106372844 gene encoding glutathione S-transferase T3-like, producing the protein MSLFDVDENHRLSLSRIEAAVPFLDEAKKIVGFSPRRRSKSAVDLVEDKANRRLLLIRIESQQEVVFGFGQDTGEVSSSQVPLSGTQRSEDSHVPEDFPAERKERRAWTPPDDILLISSWLNTSKDPVVGNEQKSGAFWKRIAAYFAASQKVAGSEVREHAHCKNRWHKINDQVGKFCGAYEAATREKSSGQNENDVLKLAHEIFFNSYQKKFTLEHAWKELCNDQKWCELSTSKSERSSKRRKCDDAAQSSTSQATETNNDQATARPPGVKASKGLTKQNTKAELKAAAEFDTMWSIKKEDFDMKERMSRMMLLESLIAKQEPLADYEEALKKKLISELMS; encoded by the exons ATGTCTCTCTTCGACGTCGACGAAAATCATCGGTTGTCGCTGAGTAGAATCGAAGCGGCGGTTCCTTTCCTCGACGAAGCGAAGAAAATCGTGGGTTTCTCTCCTCGCCGACGAAGCAAATCGGCGGTGGATCTCGTCGAGGACAAAGCAAATCGACGGTTGCTGCTCATTAGAATCGAAAG CCAGCAGGAGGTAGTCTTCGGTTTTGGACAAGATACTGGCGAAGTATCTTCATCACAAGTGCCTCTATCTGGCACTCAACGAAGTGAAGATTCGCATGTGCCTGAAGACTTTCCCGCAGAACGTAAAGAACGCAGAGCATGGACACCGCCTGATGACATTCTGCTCATCAGCTCGTGGTTAAACACGAGCAAAGACCCCGTTGTGGGGAATGAGCAGAAGTCTGGTGCCTTCTGGAAGCGAATCGCCGCGTACTTTGCTGCAAGTCAGAAGGTCGCCGGTAGTGAAGTGAGGGAGCATGCCCACTGCAAGAACCGTTGGCACAAGATTAATGATCAGGTGGGAAAATTTTGTGGCGCGTATGAAGCGGCAACCAGAGAGAAGAGCAGCGGTCAAAATGAAAATGATGTGTTGAAGCTTGCTCATGAAATCTTCTTCAACAGCTACCAGAAGAAATTCACGCTCGAGCACGCGTGGAAAGAGCTCTGCAATGACCAAAAATGGTGCGAGCTTTCAACTTCTAAAAGCGAGAGAAGCTCTAAGAGGAGGAAGTGTGACGATGCCGCACAATCATCGACCTCACAAGCCACTGAAACCAACAATGATCAAGCAACGGCTCGCCCCCCGGGCGTGAAGGCTTCAAAGGGTCTTACTAAGCAAAATACCAAGGCAGAGTTGAAGGCGGCGGCTGAGTTTGATACCATGTGGAGCATCAAGAAGGAGGATTTTGACATGAAAGAGAGGATGTCGAGGATGATGCTACTGGAAAGTCTTATTGCAAAGCAAGAACCGCTTGCTGACTATGAAGAAGCGTTGAAGAAAAAGCTGATTTCCGAATTGATGTCTTAA